The Bacteroidales bacterium genome segment ATCGGTGCCGATATTGTAGCAAATGCTTTGGCTGGCTATTCTCGAAGTTCAGAAGGCTGTATAATTGCTGATTTTGGTACTGTTCTTACTTTTACTACTGTTTTCGATAATGAAATTCAAGGTGTAAGTTTTGTTCCCGGACTCCAAACCGCATTTCGTTCTCTGGCCGATAAAACCGCACAATTACCATTTATCCACCTCAATCCGCCGGCTTCAGTAATGGGGAAAAACACTGCTGATGCTATAAATGGTGGTATTGTCTTCGGATATGCAGGTCTTGTAGATAGAATTATTGAGCAAATCTTTACGGAAGTTAAGAGAGAGTTGCCCTTGTTTTCTACCGGTGGTCTCGGAAATGCAATTTTACCGTATTGTAAAATGAAATTGAATTACGATATATACTTAACAGTAGATGGAATTAGGTTGATTGCGGAATATAATATGTAAGGTTATGAAAATATTATCGATAGATCAAGTTCGTTCCGCTGACGAATATACTATCCAAAATGAACCGGTTAGTAGTATTAATCTTATGGAACGTGCGGCAAGATATGCTTTTAATTATATTTATAAAAATTATGATCCGCATAATCTTTTCATAATTTTTTGCGGTACTGGAAATAATGGTGGCGATGGTTATGTAATTGCCAGACATTTCAGCAATTTATATGCTAACGTAAAAGTTGTTTCGGTAAATTTTTCAAAAAAATTATCTCCTGATTGTGAATATAATTTGAACAGATTGAGAAAATTGAATCCGACAGTTATTTATGATTATTTCGATGGTTTCTATTTAAATTCATTGACTGCTGATTATTCTGATAACAATGTTATTATTATTGATGCACTTTTCGGATCAGGACTTTCTAAGTCTATAGGAAATGAGTATGATAAAATTATTAATTGGATTAATAATAATGATTTTATAAAAATTTCTATTGATATTCCCTCAGGACTTTTCGGTGATAAATCTTCAAAAAGTAATGAATTGATCGTAAAAGCGAATGAAGTTATAACTTTTCAAACGCCGAAACTCGCTTTGTTTTTACCTGAAAATTATGATTATGTAAATAAATTCAAAATTATTGATATCGAACTTGATAAAAAATATATAGAAAGTTTACATACAGATAACTATATGATTGATATAGATCTGATTAAACCGTTATTGAAATTTCGTAAAAAGTTTGATCATAAAGGAGTTTTCGGACATGCGGCAATTATTGCAGGAGATTATGGAACGATGGGTGCAGCCGTGATGGCATCTAAAGCATGTTTGAGAGCAGGGGCCGGGTTACTCACAAGTATTGTTCCTGAAGTTGGATATAATATTATGCAAACGTCTTTGCCGGAAGCAATGGTAAAAACAGAGCATTTGAATGATACTATTTTAGATATATTTGATGTTATCGGAATTGGTCCCGGAATAGGTACTGATAATTATTCAAAAGAGAAACTATCCATCGTTTTTGATTATTGTAATAATAATCAAAATGCGCCGCAATTAGTTATAGATGCTGATGGATTAAACATTCTGGCCCAAGATAAGTTATTGTTTGATAAATTGCCTAAAAGCAGTATAATAACTCCTCATCCTAAAGAATTTCAAAGACTTTTCGGTAAATTCTCCGATGATTTCACACGTCTGGAAATGCAAAAAGAAATTTCTAAAGAGAAATCAATTTATATTGTATATAAACAAGCTCATACAATAATTACCGATGCGGAAGGTACTGCCTATTTCAACAATACCGGCAATCCCGGAATGGCAACCGGCGGCAGCGGAGATATACTTACCGGAATCATTACAGGTTTGTGTGCAAGAGGTTACAGTGCTATAAATGCTTGCGTTTTGGGTGTTTATCTTCACGGACTTGCCGGTGATATTGCAACATGTAAAATTCATCAGGAAAGTTTAATTGCAAGTGATATTATTGATAATTTGCCTTTAGCTTTTAATGAAATTTATAAGTAATGATTTCAACTCAAAGGATAAATAATTTAGTATTACAAGATTATTTATATATTTGTAAACTTGTCAATATTTACTCGGATTTTATAATATCGTCTTAAAATATTTATCATATTATTTGCAATGAATAGTAATCGCAAAATATTTCTAATCGGATATCCGGGCAGCGGCAAATCGACTTACGCAAAAAAAATAGCTAATTATTTTAATTTACCATGTTTAGATACTGATAAAATTATTGCTCAAAAACTTAATCTGTCAATATCTGAAATATTCAATATTTATGGTGAAGAATATTTTCGAAAATGCGAATCGGAAGTATTGAAATATAGTATTGATGAATTTGAAGGTTTTGTAATGGCAACCGGTGGGGGATTGGCCTGTAATGAAAATAATATTAAAACCATGCTTGATAATGGCATTGTTGTTTATGTTAAAGCTTCGCCGGAGGTTCTTTATAATCGAATTAAAAACTCAAAAACAATACGACCAAATCATGCAAATGATGAAAATCTGTTTGAAAAAATAAATAAAGAACTTGTAGAAAGAGAAAGATTTTATCAGCAGGCAAAATATATTGTAGATTCAAAACGAGGTTGTGAAAAAGAAATTATTTATTTTTGCAATCAGAATAAAACACTAAAATAAATTTTGCAAATCAATTTATTAAGAATCTAAATTTTTAAAAAATCATAAGAATAAATTAGTACCAAACGACATGATTATTTTGGGTCATTACTTAGTGCGGATAAAAATACCAAAATAATATATTAATAAAATTAATGTTTATTAACAACATATAAAAGATAATCAGATGAAAAGAACAATATTATTAATTTTAATCTGTTCGGTTTTATTTTGCGGATGTAATAATAAGAATAATAAAAATGCTGAAAGTAAACCGATTGCAGCAGTAAGTATTATTCCGTTTAAATATTTTGCAGATAAAATTGCCGGTGAATTATGGAATATTATTTCAATTATACCTTCGGGTGCCAACCATACAAGCTATGAACCTACTGCTAAGGAGTTGAAGCAAATTGCAAATGCCGATATTTATTTTGAAACCGCTAATATAGGTTTTGAAGATGCATGGACACGGCGATTTAAAAGTATTGCGCCGGAATGTACTTTCTATAATGTTTCGGAAAATATTGAACTTACCGGTGGACATTATCACGGTGACGAATATCATGGTGCGGATCCGCATTATTGGCTTTCTCCGAAAGATGCGGCGATTATTGCCGAAAATATCACTAATGCTTTTATCAAATCGGATCCGAAAAATAAAGAAATTTATATTGAAAATCTTAACAAACTTAAAGTTGAAATTATGGAAACAGATATTCAGTTAAAAGCTTTATTGGAACCATTAAAAGGTAGTATGTTTTTGATTTATCATCCGGCATTAACTTATTTTGCTAAAGATTACGATTTAGTGCAAATTGCAATTGAAGACCACGGTAAAGAGCCTTCGGCTTCTTATATGGCGAAAATTATTGATATTGCTAAGGAAAATGATATAAAAACAATTTTTTACCAAACGCAATATACCGGGCAAAGTGTGCATACTATTGCTAATGAAATAGGTGCAAAAACAATTTGTTTTGATCCTATGGCGTATAATTGGCCGGAAAATATGCTTTCAATTGCCAATAGTTTAATATCTAATAAATAATAAATGTTAGTTAAATTAAATAATATTTGGGCGAAATACGATAAAGAAATCGTTTTGGAAGATGTAAATCTTACCATAAACAATGGTGATTTTATTGGTGTTATTGGTCCGAACGGAGGTGGGAAAACTACTTTAATAAAAATTATTCTCGGAGTAAAAAAAGCTTATAAAGGAAATATTGAATATACCGGAAACATTAATATAGGATATCTTCCTCAGCAAAATAATATTGATAAAATGTTTCCGGTAAACATTGAAGATGTTGTTTATTCGGGACTAATCAGCGGAGATAATTCAGGTTCAAAAATGAGTTTTAATGCTTTGAAAAAGC includes the following:
- a CDS encoding NAD(P)H-hydrate dehydratase, with product MKILSIDQVRSADEYTIQNEPVSSINLMERAARYAFNYIYKNYDPHNLFIIFCGTGNNGGDGYVIARHFSNLYANVKVVSVNFSKKLSPDCEYNLNRLRKLNPTVIYDYFDGFYLNSLTADYSDNNVIIIDALFGSGLSKSIGNEYDKIINWINNNDFIKISIDIPSGLFGDKSSKSNELIVKANEVITFQTPKLALFLPENYDYVNKFKIIDIELDKKYIESLHTDNYMIDIDLIKPLLKFRKKFDHKGVFGHAAIIAGDYGTMGAAVMASKACLRAGAGLLTSIVPEVGYNIMQTSLPEAMVKTEHLNDTILDIFDVIGIGPGIGTDNYSKEKLSIVFDYCNNNQNAPQLVIDADGLNILAQDKLLFDKLPKSSIITPHPKEFQRLFGKFSDDFTRLEMQKEISKEKSIYIVYKQAHTIITDAEGTAYFNNTGNPGMATGGSGDILTGIITGLCARGYSAINACVLGVYLHGLAGDIATCKIHQESLIASDIIDNLPLAFNEIYK
- a CDS encoding shikimate kinase; the encoded protein is MNSNRKIFLIGYPGSGKSTYAKKIANYFNLPCLDTDKIIAQKLNLSISEIFNIYGEEYFRKCESEVLKYSIDEFEGFVMATGGGLACNENNIKTMLDNGIVVYVKASPEVLYNRIKNSKTIRPNHANDENLFEKINKELVERERFYQQAKYIVDSKRGCEKEIIYFCNQNKTLK
- a CDS encoding zinc ABC transporter substrate-binding protein — its product is MKRTILLILICSVLFCGCNNKNNKNAESKPIAAVSIIPFKYFADKIAGELWNIISIIPSGANHTSYEPTAKELKQIANADIYFETANIGFEDAWTRRFKSIAPECTFYNVSENIELTGGHYHGDEYHGADPHYWLSPKDAAIIAENITNAFIKSDPKNKEIYIENLNKLKVEIMETDIQLKALLEPLKGSMFLIYHPALTYFAKDYDLVQIAIEDHGKEPSASYMAKIIDIAKENDIKTIFYQTQYTGQSVHTIANEIGAKTICFDPMAYNWPENMLSIANSLISNK
- a CDS encoding type III pantothenate kinase, coding for MTLVFDIGNSNVVASTYCLDTDNNYHWKELMRVKTDCSKQYFDWFFDVNYFLSDYPEKVSHVLISSVVPKLNEIFEKITLEVFALRPIFIDYKLYGNLPIKVIQPRIIGADIVANALAGYSRSSEGCIIADFGTVLTFTTVFDNEIQGVSFVPGLQTAFRSLADKTAQLPFIHLNPPASVMGKNTADAINGGIVFGYAGLVDRIIEQIFTEVKRELPLFSTGGLGNAILPYCKMKLNYDIYLTVDGIRLIAEYNM